In the genome of Synchiropus splendidus isolate RoL2022-P1 chromosome 2, RoL_Sspl_1.0, whole genome shotgun sequence, the window TTCGTGGTCCAATTTGAACATAGCATCTGTCTCCAACTTCTCCTTTGTCTCTCGCTCTGAAAGGGCAGAAAATGCAGCCAGTTACATTTCTTCTTTCGTCTTTATAATCACACTTTAAAATCACAATTTATGACAATGTTTTCAAGCGTGAAGGCATGTTGCCAACTATAACTTGCTGTGTACTGGTCTTCTATTTCTTTCAGCTTGTTCCTGcaggatcaccttcctccatctccccctgtcctctgctccctcttctctcaaacctacaaacctcatgtcctccttcaccacctccatcactctcctctgtggccttcctctccaccttctgcctggcagttccaacctcaacatcttcatctaccaatgtcctggctctctctctctctctcctctgtacatgtccaaaccatctccatccagcctctctgacttggtctcctaaacacctgagcacatgtgctgtccctctgatcctatcatcatcctgctcactcccagagagaagctcagcatcttcatctctgctacctccagctctgcctcctgtcttctcctcagtgccactgtttccaaaccatccaacattgctggcctcaccacccttttggacactttccctttcatccttgccgacaccctgtCTTTCACCATCCTGTCTGCGCACgcatcttcacctctttctctgcAACCTGTTACTTCACcagtccacttggctccctctcattcacacatgtattccgtcttactgctgctaaccttcattcctctcctttctaagacaaacctccacctctctcgcTGATCTTCCAcgtgctccctgctctcaccacagatcacaatgtcatctgcaagcatcattgtccaaggggcttcttgtctaacctcatctgtcaacctgtccatcaccatggcaaacaagaaggggctcagagctgagccttggtgcagtcccacctccactcctctgttacacctgcagcacacctcaccactgtcttacacctggcatacatgtcctacACCACTCCAACATATGTCTCTGCCACTCCACTCTTggcgctttctccaggtccacaaagacagtggagctccttctgaccttctctgttcttctccatgaacatcctcaaagcaaacaccgcatatgtggtgctcttttttggcatgaagccaaactatTGCTCACATttgctaacttctgcccttGCTGTGTACCAGTATCAAGTCATATTATTGTTCACGACTCAGAACAAAAACCCACCTGTGGTAAGTATCTGCTCATTTTCCTCCATGCTCCAGCGCTCCTCTTTTCTGGAGGCCCCGCTGACAATCACATAGTCGCAGCTTTGGGGGTCAGTTTGCATCTCAATGTAGTTCACACACAGGTGGCACTTCATCCTAAATCTTTTCACAAAGAAGTCATTAGACAGACGGTACCAAAGTAAACCCTTTGCTTTAGATAAAAAATACCTTGTGTGATACTAACCTGTAGATTGGTGTAGTGAAATAGTTCCCcacttttttcttctcagcattGTAACGGACACCtgcaaataaaagcatgagtGACAACCAGTCTCAGTATAGTGATGTGGATGGTCAAGCTTGACGTACTCACCCATGCCAATGTGATTTTTGCAGCCGTCACACCAGATGTTGTACGGCATCTCAAACCTAGgtataaaaaacagaaaaaaaatgaacaaacctTCAAAGAGTTTGGCTTTCAAGATCACTTGACCAACCTGATGATGAGGATGCCCTGCGACAGCTTTCTGGCCCTCTCACGGAGGGCATGAGTTTTGTGGTAGCCATTAAGTGATCCATGCTACAGACACAAAAATGTAGgttcaaatgaaacatatgAGACGACACGCCAAAATAACCTATCCATACGTACCTTTGCAGGATCAAAATCTGGCGGGTAGTATTTATTAGTTCCCTTTCTTTCACCCTGTTGAGAAAATAAAGGGATTTGAGTCACGTAAACAGCAAAGATCTGGTTAGGGATTTTAGCTCGACAGGACAGTGATACAGTACCATGATGAAGCTGAGATTTCAACGCCAGTTGTCCCTCCACCTGAAAATAGCAAAGTATAGAAACATTCTAGCGTTATTGAATGCAAAGACAGCGATTTACTACAGTCATTTCAACTGGGAAATACACATTCATGTGAGCATTACACGAGCGGATAGATGTTCTTAAACAGCTGAATGCGTTACAGTATGATGCTAAATAAACAACGTCAGCGTCCGTTTGACGCAACAAACGACGTTGATTTAAGTTATTTCGAGTTAACTAACAAAACATATATACATGCTTCTGTGTTTGTAGTGAGAAAACGATGGTAGAATACTTAcaaatatctttatttttgCAGCGTAAACCTCGGTGGCATGACCTAGCTTTGCTAGTCCTGGGACAGGAAGTTTACGGAAGTGACGTCTGAAGAGTGGTATCATGGGTAATGAAGTGTCAGTCAACTCTTTAAATAAACAGCCAAATAAAATTCATCGACGAATCCTAACgtgaatgtaaatgaaaaactAATTCGAAGCGAAATATAATGTGGGAAGACGCACTTTATGCACCGAATGGGTTGGAATTGTTCGGACTTCGTTGGATTCAGGGACACAAATGAAAGTGGACATCAAACAGTAGATGGCAGTGTCACGCATTGAGGGGATTGTGGTGGCGTCCATTTAATAGTAGAAGAAAAACAGCGGCGAACACGCTGGTAGCACACGGAGCTACATCGCCGGCCTCTCGTGTGTCTCTCATGGATCCGGAAACCAAACTACACAAGCGATTTATCTGCTCGTTTCCCAACTGTCCGGCCGCTTACAACAAGCAATGGAAGCTGGACGCGCATCTGTGTAAGCACACCGGGGTGAGGCCGCACGCGTGCGACCATGGCGGCTGCGCCAGCGCCTTCTCCACCGTCTACCACCTGGAGCGACACAAGCTCGTCCACAGCGGCGATCACCCGTTCCCCTGCACCGTACCCGACTGCCACGACACCTTCACCACCAACGCCAACCGGGCTCGACACATGGAGCGCGTCCACGTGAAGCAGAAGAAGTACGTCTGCAAGTATGAAGGCTGCGGCGAGGAGTTCAAGAAGAACAAGCTTCTCAAGGCCCACGTGTGTGAGCGGCACGCGCAGGCGCCTGCGTACAAGTGCTCTCACCAAGGATGTGAGAAGAGGTTCACCTTCCCCAGCAGGCTGAAGCGCCACGAGAAGGTGCATCAGGGTTACCCATGTACCCAGAAGCCGTGCACCTTCACGGGAAAGACTTGGACTGAGCTGCAGAGGCACAGGAAGGAACTTCACCCGCGGGAAGTGAAGTGCGACCAGTGTGACAAGACCTTCAGAGACTCCTGGTTCCTGCACCAGCACCAGAAGGTCCACTCGGACACCCGGCAGGTCTTCAAGTGTCCCAGAGACGACTGCAGCCGCTCGTATACCACCGTCTTCAACCTCCAGAGCCACATCAACTCCT includes:
- the gtf3aa gene encoding general transcription factor IIIAa → MDPETKLHKRFICSFPNCPAAYNKQWKLDAHLCKHTGVRPHACDHGGCASAFSTVYHLERHKLVHSGDHPFPCTVPDCHDTFTTNANRARHMERVHVKQKKYVCKYEGCGEEFKKNKLLKAHVCERHAQAPAYKCSHQGCEKRFTFPSRLKRHEKVHQGYPCTQKPCTFTGKTWTELQRHRKELHPREVKCDQCDKTFRDSWFLHQHQKVHSDTRQVFKCPRDDCSRSYTTVFNLQSHINSFHEELRPFSCTHAGCGRSFSMKKSLQRHTVIHDPERKKIPKPRRKIVKRSLASKLSGFNEKKKQHLRKGQKNPSPAGPVELVSLLQDTSLMCKASVVTSDLSTALAAPLAL